In the genome of Fusarium fujikuroi IMI 58289 draft genome, chromosome FFUJ_chr02, one region contains:
- a CDS encoding related to isotrichodermin C-15 hydroxylase (cytochrome P-450 monooxygenase CYP65A1), producing the protein MVSRLLPAFLNAAHKSGNRNETVPNDGFLRYLGFFNAERIVLTSPDALHEVLLTQNYSFPKPASLRETAGRFLGIGLILSEGDAHKLQRRSMNPAFAPKNIKALYPLFWDKTREMVESITADRLQTVEVVEWASRITLNLIGVAGLGRDFGAIQNAKNDMVKTYDVVFQPSAQARMLHLIESLVPAWVLTALPIKLNSDMSQAAGSIRETCRDIISSKQKKLKEKKLDDMDIISAAIRTGTFTEDGLIDQAMTLLAAGHDTTGAAFTWGIYLLAKHPEVQDRLRHEIRQRLPPLTQAKETPISSVNVDSMPYLQAVCSEILRFYAPVPQTLREAAHDTTILDQFIPKGTRIVIAPWATNRCTKLWGNDAHLFKPDRWLGESAHGGAESKYGFLSFLQGPRACIGQGFARAELACLMAGWVGSFEFELKDMRLMDERVVDVKGGLTARPAGGLRVKVKRLKEW; encoded by the exons ATGGTAAGTAGACTTCTACCTGCATTCTTGAACGCAGCTCACAAATCTGGTAATAGGAACGAAACAGTCCCCAACGACGGCTTTTTACGATATCTGGGCTTCTTTAACGCTGAGAGAATCGTTCTCACTTCTCCCGATGCCCTTCACGAAGTTCTCCTCACCCAGAACTATTCTTTCCCAAAACCTGCTAGCTTGAGAGAAACGGCAGGGAGATTCTTAGGAATTGGGCTTATTCTGTCTGAAGGAGATGCCCACAAGCtacagagaagaagcatgaATCCTGCTTTTGCacccaagaacatcaaggctCTGTATCCACTTTTCTGGGATAAAACGAGAGAAATGGTCGAGAGCATCACAGCGGATAGACTTCAGACGGTGGAGGTGGTAGAGTGGGCATCGAGAATAACTCTCAATCTCATCGGTGTAGCAGGCCTGGGAAGGGACTTTGGGGCCATCCAAAATGCGAAGAACGATATGGTGAAGACGTATGATGTCGTGTTTCAACCATCAGCCCAAGCCCGTATGCTGCACCTCATCGAGAGTTTGGTTCCAGCCTGGGTCCTCACAGCTTTACCTATCAAACTCAACTCAGATATGAGTCAAGCAGCTGGATCAATACGCGAGACGTGCAGAGACATAATATCTtcgaagcagaagaagctgaaggagaagaaattgGACGATATGGATATTATTTCTGCGGCGATACGGACTGGGACGTTCACTGAGGATGGACTCATTGATCAGGCAATGACATTACTCGCAGCTG GCCATGATACAACAGGAGCAGCGTTCACATGGGGCATCTACCTCCTCGCCAAACACCCAGAAGTCCAAGACCGACTCCGCCACGAAATCCGCCAACGCCTCCCTCCCCTGacccaagcaaaagaaacCCCAATATCTAGCGTTAACGTCGACTCAATGCCCTATCTTCAAGCAGTCTGCAGTGAAATCCTACGCTTCTACGCCCCCGTCCCGCAAACTCTTCGCGAAGCAGCCCACGACACCACCATTCTCGATCAATTTATACCAAAAGGCACACGTATCGTCATAGCACCATGGGCCACGAACCGGTGTACTAAGCTCTGGGGTAACGATGCACATTTGTTTAAGCCGGATAGATGGCTGGGTGAGAGTGCGCACGGAGGTGCAGAGAGTAAATATGGGTTTTTGTCGTTTTTGCAGGGGCCCAGGGCGTGTATTGGACAGGGGTTTGCGAGGGCTGAGTTGGCGTGTTTGATGGCAGGTTGGGTTGGGAGCTTTGAGTTTGAGTTAAAGGATATGAGATTGATGGATGAGAGGGTTGTTGATGTTAAGGGGGGTCTTACGGCGAGACCGGCTGGTGGGTTACGTGTGAAGGTCAAGAGATTAAAAGAGTGGTAG
- a CDS encoding related to negative-acting regulatory protein translates to MAGVKRSLGTFLGHEDTLLRPNGHSRPKTVHYNHGIPRDNLDNSTPQSQSFKLSDVLQSQPPSRATSRANSRANSQSAAPSNTDQHDGLTRTPSPTFPPLTGQVPDFSPDASMILVGMRGAGKSTLAIMASSAMDRKVIDLEPAFQRSMGLSSAAYKSEHGSSECYKQQAKILQSILQRHSTGCILVCSWMESRVQSLLREFAATNPVIHIVRDFDAIKNHLKIRDGSKVQSLLDVSNAIFRSCTNFEFFNVTEKASKSSLSRESLTQRSPAPYLTLKHVERHFLKFLSLVYPAGTIPFTDSAFPLSRIPAEERNFTYATSIPLSDVIKDSVDVEDHVIGADVVQIVVHDLAEHAEQGTLTSEASGKLLANITKGVGIVRRSTILPIILHLFLPYTASDEVLRVYLDLVHHSVRLAPEMMTVDLRLEDVHISRILSIRKRTKMIGNCFITTDPPSWESPIWMSWYKKANNLGCHLARLIRPAVTIEDNFRIHHLKTSVAALQGPKIPLISYNSGPLGRNSQAFNRVLTVVRPDSLERVNPRPPITPSITTVGATEALFSSFIYDQMKLYVFGANVSYSLSPAMHKSALKACGLPHTYEPVSCASLRGIKHLIEDPEFGGGSIGLPFKVEIITLTHSLSKHARAIGAVNTLIPIRFLNEDGTIPTGAAFFDSVNRSGPIKALYGENTDWIGIRACIRRGLSPANAVVSSTCGLVIGAGGMARATLYAMLQVGIKNIVICNRTPKNAEKMVSHFTQVLERKDHGLLSAGSEHSRFHVIESIEDAWPTEFRLPTVIVSCIPTHRIGNVPAPDLTLPNEWLGSRTGGVAIELGYKTLDTPFLAQFRAESHRGWVSMDGLDMLPEQGFAQFELFTGRRAPRRLMRRMVFEAYPNEEGKSNFEELQPRLQSLDEQET, encoded by the coding sequence ATGGCAGGCGTCAAGAGGTCCCTAGGGACCTTTCTTGGCCACGAGGATACCTTGCTTCGACCAAACGGCCACAGCCGACCGAAGACCGTCCACTACAATCATGGAATTCCCCGCGATAACCTCGATAATTCGACACCGCAATCGCAGTCTTTTAAACTGAGCGATGTGCTCCAGTCTCAACCTCCGTCGCGGGCTACTTCTCGGGCCAATTCGAGAGCCAATTCTCAATCCGCGGCTCCGTCAAATACGGACCAACACGATGGACTTACTCGAACGCCCTCTCCAACCTTTCCTCCCTTGACTGGGCAGGTCCCTGATTTCAGTCCAGACGCGTCAATGATACTTGTTGGCATGCGCGGTGCTGGAAAGTCGACATTAGCTATAATGGCATCCTCGGCAATGGACCGCAAAGTCATTGATCTGGAGCCAGCTTTCCAGAGATCCATGGGCCTGTCGAGTGCCGCTTATAAGTCCGAACATGGGTCTTCAGAGTGTTACAAGCAGCAAGCCAAGATCTTGCAAAGTATTTTGCAGCGACATTCGACTGGCTGTATCCTTGTTTGTTCCTGGATGGAGAGTCGCGTGCAGAGTCTCCTCCGAGAGTTTGCGGCTACCAACCCTGTTATTCACATTGTCCGTGATTTCGATGCCATTAAGAATCATCTCAAGATCCGCGACGGTTCCAAGGTCCAGAGCTTGCTCGATGTTAGCAATGCCATCTTCAGGTCTTGCACAAATTTTGAGTTCTTCAATGTTACAGAGAAGGCTTCCAAGTCGTCGCTTTCTCGGGAGTCATTGACACAAAGATCGCCCGCTCCATATTTGACGTTGAAACATGTTGAGCGACACTTCCTGAAGTTTCTATCTCTTGTTTACCCCGCTGGCACAATACCCTTCACAGATTCTGCATTCCCATTATCGAGGATACCTGCAGAGGAGCGCAACTTTACCTATGCCACCTCCATTCCCCTTTCAGATGTTATTAAAGACTCTGTTGATGTCGAAGACCATGTCATCGGTGCAGATGTTGTACAAATAGTTGTACATGACCTGGCTGAACATGCCGAACAAGGCACGTTGACGTCCGAAGCCAGCGGAAAACTACTTGCCAACATTACCAAAGGCGTTGGTATTGTAAGGCGAAGCACCATCTTACCTATAATCTTGCATCTATTCCTACCTTATACAGCAAGCGACGAAGTCTTGCGTGTCTACCTTGATCTCGTTCATCATTCCGTGCGTCTCGCACCAGAAATGATGACAGTCGATCTTCGGCTTGAAGATGTCCACATCTCACGTATACTATCTATTCgaaagagaacaaagatGATAGGTAATTGCTTCATCACTACAGATCCTCCCTCATGGGAATCCCCAATATGGATGTCGTGGTATAAGAAGGCCAACAATCTAGGATGCCATCTTGCTAGATTGATTCGACCGGCAGTTACCATCGAAGACAATTTCCGCATTCACCACCTCAAGACATCAGTCGCAGCTTTACAGGGGCCCAAGATCCCACTTATATCTTACAATTCTGGCCCTCTTGGTCGGAATTCCCAAGCTTTCAATCGTGTTCTTACTGTTGTCCGACCAGATTCGCTGGAGCGGGTGAATCCCAGGCCCCCAATAACACCATCCATCACCACGGTCGGCGCGACAGAAGCTCTTTTCTCGTCTTTTATATACGACCAGATGAAGCTCTACGTCTTTGGCGCCAACGTGAGCTATAGTTTGTCTCCTGCGATGCACAAATCAGCATTAAAGGCATGCGGGTTGCCTCATACCTATGAGCCAGTGTCTTGCGCGTCGCTTCGAGGAATCAAGCATTTAATCGAGGACCCAGAATTCGGTGGAGGCTCAATTGGCCTCCCCTTCAAGGTTGAGATCATTACCTTGACCCATTCATTGAGCAAACACGCCCGCGCAATTGGTGCTGTCAACACGCTGATTCCCATCCGGTTTTTAAATGAAGATGGGACAATACCAACTGGGGCGGCTTTCTTCGATAGTGTCAATCGCTCTGGTCCCATTAAGGCTCTATATGGTGAAAACACCGACTGGATTGGCATTCGTGCGTGCATTCGCCGCGGCCTCTCTCCCGCCAACGCGGTCGTGTCCAGCACCTGTGGTCTGGTCATTGGAGCAGGTGGAATGGCTAGAGCGACGCTCTACGCGATGCTTCAAGTCGGTATCAAGAACATTGTCATCTGTAATCGCACACCAAAGAACGCCGAAAAAATGGTGTCGCACTTTACACAGGTCCTTGAGAGGAAGGATCATGGTCTACTGAGCGCTGGTAGCGAGCATTCTCGCTTCCACGTCATCGAGTCAATAGAAGATGCCTGGCCAACAGAATTCCGCCTACCCACCGTCATTGTCTCTTGTATCCCAACCCACCGCATCGGCAACGTCCCGGCCCCCGACCTTACCCTCCCCAATGAGTGGCTGGGAAGTCGAACTGGCGGTGTCGCAATTGAGCTGGGGTACAAGACATTAGATACACCGTTCCTAGCTCAATTCAGAGCAGAGTCGCATCGCGGTTGGGTAAGTATGGATGGTCTTGATATGTTGCCAGAGCAGGGCTTTGCTCAGTTTGAGTTGTTTACTGGTCGGAGAGCACCGCGTCGGCTtatgaggaggatggtgtTTGAGGCATACCCGAATGAAGAGGGCAAGTCGAATTTTGAAGAATTACAGCCTAGGTTGCAATCGCTTGATGAGCAGGAAACATGA
- a CDS encoding QA-1F quinic acid utilization activator QA-1F — MPPRKRENDADTTSAPATTAPAKRQRVSLACDSCRTAREKCDGARPHCGTCTAQNRPCSYTPASRKRGVQTGYLRTIELSLAWLFEQVPGCEGALHRLLTQNDGADGTRILATKDKAGHRLYRRWSKSRVHKDIGRLLSDEKTPQNDTSADDSGTEDSSPIGAQLFDGKPSPGLSIQGVTPSQTSIPAASYNFNSDQSSLPSKLTLPPHWKRLVDIYMSYTHSWFPIIEPGIITRTALMYPPEGLVIEANPSSALHAQLWAVFAVSSFQDAASSNPSRHNGFSPNEIYSIAKRLIPSDDETFELAHISSLLLHSLVLMGQKKTMTAWILIGRASRLALHYRATASHMFPVKEGDAASLNHNEVRVLAGSFILDSLASLSLGQPQVTSGVRYSLPSVVIEQALDLNEPWTSISGFGKAADDGQESTPDCASPLSTFRQLFAFCRLWSTSMDARLYNDRNPQRITPEDLVRSLDARFSFCNSLIFGGSTPRVPSAYLLQGMFLAITLDLVPGHRPSLLSNFIEVVESCLENFGPGGTPPIIAILMDIVKQHGHGNRMPEHDQVKWNSTIGSLTDGWKLKYQGLEASKSNQHTPSSVDPSRRPIVSPSFMDEISTASHPSHHTDHPAPITSGELEHELGRMQQRQKEQQALSYERQRYQAADRSPATSQSLYTLTPNLTFHTLHTPSLDGQMGSLQNSIPSQLLDYDAILDELGSIDCADGIDVDPQFMTNLGFAPGCDLGEMFQGDFGT; from the coding sequence ATGCCGCCTAGGAAACGCGAAAACGATGCGGATACTACCAGCGCTCCCGCAACCACAGCTCCCGCCAAACGTCAACGAGTCTCCCTTGCCTGTGATTCATGTCGCACTGCTAGAGAAAAGTGCGATGGCGCCCGTCCTCACTGTGGAACATGCACCGCGCAAAACAGGCCATGCTCATACACCCCTGCGTCCCGCAAGAGAGGCGTGCAGACGGGATACCTACGGACAATTGAGTTGTCGCTGGCATGGCTCTTTGAACAGGTTCCTGGCTGTGAGGGAGCTCTCCATCGTCTGCTTACACAGAATGATGGAGCAGATGGTACCCGCATCCTCGCGACGAAGGACAAAGCTGGGCATCGCCTCTACCGACGATGGAGCAAGAGTCGGGTTCACAAAGACATTGGCAGGTTGCTGTCGGATGAGAAGACGCCCCAAAACGATACATCCGCAGACGACTCGGGAACTGAAGATAGCAGCCCAATTGGTGCACAATTGTTTGACGGCAAACCATCACCCGGACTATCGATACAAGGCGTCACTCCATCACAGACGAGCATCCCGGCGGCATCTTACAACTTCAACTCAGACCAGTCATCATTACCTAGCAAGCTGACATTACCTCCACACTGGAAAAGACTTGTCGACATCTACATGTCTTACACTCACAGCTGGTTCCCAATTATTGAACCAGGAATCATCACACGCACAGCTCTGATGTATCCCCCAGAGGGCCTTGTCATCGAAGCAAATCCCTCGTCGGCATTACACGCTCAGCTTTGGGCCGTTTTTGCTGTCTCTTCATTTCAAGACGCGGCTTCTTCCAACCCATCACGACACAACGGATTCTCTCCAAACGAAATTTACTCCATCGCGAAACGGCTAATACCCTCCGACGACGAGACGTTCGAATTGGCCCATATCTCCTCACTCCTCCTTCACTCGCTAGTGCTCATGGGTcaaaagaagacgatgacagCATGGATCTTGATAGGCCGGGCTTCGCGCCTTGCTTTGCATTATCGCGCGACAGCATCTCACATGTTTCCGGTCAAGGAAGGCGACGCAGCTTCTCTGAACCACAACGAAGTCAGGGTACTGGCGGGAAGCTTTATCCTGGATTCTCTTGCTTCACTTAGTCTTGGTCAACCGCAGGTGACATCGGGAGTTCGATATAGTCTTCCTTCTGTTGTTATAGAACAAGCTCTGGACTTGAACGAGCCATGGACTTCGATTTCGGGGTTCGGAAAGGCGGCGGATGATGGACAAGAATCAACACCAGATTGTGCATCACCACTATCAACTTTTCGACAACTTTTTGCCTTCTGTAGACTTTGGAGTACCAGCATGGATGCAAGGCTATACAACGACCGCAACCCTCAACGGATCACCCCAGAAGACCTTGTCAGGAGCCTGGACGCTCGGTTTTCATTTTGCAATTCCCTCATTTTCGGTGGCTCGACGCCAAGAGTGCCCTCGGCATACCTGCTCCAAGGCATGTTCTTGGCAATCACCTTGGACTTGGTGCCAGGTCATCGGCCGTCCCTCTTATCTAATTTCATAGAGGTTGTTGAGTCGTGTCTGGAAAACTTTGGACCAGGTGGAACACCGCCAATCATAGCCATCTTGATGGATATAGTCAAGCAACACGGCCATGGGAACCGAATGCCAGAACACGACCAAGTCAAGTGGAATTCGACAATAGGATCGCTCACAGACGGCTGGAAGCTCAAATATCAAGGGTTAGAGGCCTCTAAAAGCAACCAGCATACACCTAGTTCTGTGGATCCCTCACGCCGCCCAATAGTCAGCCCATCATTTATGGATGAGATATCAACCGCCTCTCATCCCTCGCATCACACAGACCACCCTGCCCCTATCACATCTGGGGAACTGGAACATGAGCTCGGCCGAATGCAGCAACGCCAAAAAGAGCAACAAGCGTTATCATACGAACGACAACGTTATCAAGCTGCAGACCGTAGCCCCGCTACTTCACAGTCTCTATACACACTAACACCCAACCTGACCTTTCATACCCTTCATACACCATCTCTTGATGGGCAGATGGGATCATTACAAAACTCGATACCGAGTCAACTACTTGATTACGACGCAATTCTGGATGAACTCGGATCCATAGACTGCGCGGATGGTATTGATGTGGATCCTCAGTTTATGACTAACTTGGGCTTTGCGCCAGGATGTGATCTGGGCGAGATGTTTCAAGGCGATTTTGGGACATGA
- a CDS encoding related to quinate transport protein, whose translation MGLLTLQEDRPTPKAVYNWRVYTCAAIASMAACTIGYDSAFIGTTLALPSFVQEFNFENYEPNALALVKQNIVSVYQAGAFFGSLFAYVSSYFIGRRYSLILFSLVFMVGAGMMLGANGARGLGLIIGGRVLAGIGVGGCSNMTPIYISELAPPAVRGRLVGLYEVGWQAGGLVGFWINYGINQHLPYAPGQNENVWLIPFAVQLIPAGLLLIGAVFIPESPRWLFSKGKRDKAIKNLCWMRNLDREDIYIVEEIGFIDAEIDRFNSAVGAGFWKPFAALKQAKVRWRFLLGALLFVFQNGSGINAINYYSPTVFRSIGITGTNTSFLTTGIFGVVKTVITFVWILVLIDHVGRRNLLMIGAGGGAFCMYFIGAYIKIANNEAKVAAGENPTLSSGGIAAIFFFYLWTAFYTPSWNGTPWVLNSEMFDQTTRSLGQANAAANNWFWNFIIARFTEQMFNAWGWGVYIFFASLMVVSVFFVFFCIPETKGVPLEAMDKLFETKPIWRANKIVMEELRLQDEEFRHNVDGADLREEKANAEQIEGKV comes from the exons ATGGGCCTCTTGACTCTGCAAGAAGATCGGCCTACGCCGAAGGCCGTCTACAACTGGCGCGTCTACACATGCGCCGCCATTGCATCAATGGCTGCTTGCACAATCGGTTACGACTCTGCTTTCATCGGCACGACCCTTGCTCTGCCCTCATTCGTGCAGGAGTTCAACTTTGAGAACTATGAGCCTAACGCGCTTGCGCTGGTAAAGCAGAACATCGTGTCTGTGTACCAGGCCGGTGCCTTCTTTGGATCTCTGTTTGCATATGTCAGCAGTTACTTTATTGGTCGCCGATActctctcatcctcttctctcttgtcTTTATGGTTGGTGCTGGTATGATGCTGGGTGCCAATGGAGCCCGGGGTCTCGGCCTTATTATCGGTGGACGCGTCTTGGCCGGTATCGGTGTCGGTGGATGCTCCAACATGACACCCATTTACATCTCAGAATTGGCTCCTCCCGCTGTACGAGGTCGTCTTGTCGGTCTTTACGAAGTCGGATGGCAAGCCGGTGGTCTTGTTGGTTTCTGGATCAACTATGGAATCAACCAGCACCTCCCTTATGCCCCTGGCCAGAACGAGAACGTTTGGCTGATCCCCTTCGCTGTTCAGCTCATCCCTGCTGGTCTTCTGCTTATCGGTGCCGTCTTCATTCCCGAGTCGCCTCGATGGTTGTTCTCCAAGGGCAAGCGcgacaaggccatcaagaacctctGCTGGATGCGAAACCTTGACCGGGAGGATATCTACATCGTTGAGGAGATTGGCTTCATCGATGCTGAGATCGACCGATTCAACAGCGCTGTTGGCGCTGGCTTCTGGAAGCCTTTTGCTGCTctcaagcaagccaaggTTCGGTGGCGTTTCCTCCTCGGtgctcttctcttcgtcttccagaACG GCTCCGGTATCAACGCTATCAACTACTACAGCCCCACTGTCTTCCGAAGTATCGGCATTACTGGTACCAACACTAGCTTCCTCACCACCGGTATCTTTGGCGTTGTCAAGACGGTAATCACCTTCGTCTGGATTCTCGTTCTTATCGATCACGTCGGTCGCCGAAATCTTCTCATgattggtgctggtggcGGTGCTTTCTGCATGTACTTCATCGGCGCTTACATTAAGATTGCCAACAACGAAGCCAAGGTCGCTGCCGGAGAGAATCCCACTCTGTCCTCAGGTGGCATCGCAgctatcttcttcttctacctcTGGACCGCTTTCTACACACCCTCCTGGAACGGTACACCATGGGTTCTCAACTCAGAGATGTTCGACCAGACCACCCGCTCTCTGGGTCAAGCCAACGCCGCCGCCAACAACTGGTTCTGGAACTTCATCATCGCCCGTTTCACCGAGCAGATGTTCAACGCCTGGGGATGGGGAGTATacatcttcttcgcctctCTTATGGTCGtttccgtcttcttcgtcttcttttgCATTCCTGAGACCAAGGGTGTTCCTCTTGAGGCGATGGACAAGCTGTTTGAGACTAAGCCTATCTGGAGGGCAAACAAGATTGTCATGGAGGAATTGAGACTCCAGGATGAGGAGTTCCGCCATAATGTTGATGGTGCTGATCTGcgagaggagaaggccaaTGCTGAGCAGATTGAGGGCAAGGTCTAa
- a CDS encoding related to transesterase has product MARTIEKNFQAAIDSGQINGGIICATNSKGDFTYNKALGQRTLLSGEKRPQQLDDLLCLASATKLIASIAALQCVDDGLLTLKGDLSKVAPELVEKQVLTGWSEDDEPILEPACQPITLEMLLSHSAGVAYDFLDPNIGKWSSKYKPKGGEKRKVEDTFIYPLLHHPGKGWMYGSGLDWAGRIVERVTGNTLEEHIHERILKPLGLKTDAQFFPVTREDLRERLVDLNPDDPKGLGFAVMGQGAEINGRSDGCFGGHGLAMPAPTYLRIIQSLLANDGKLLRPETCTDMFQNHLAPEALSGQQGMLASPLGPFFRVGIGEETKLGHGLGGTITFEDVEGWYGAHTMSWGGGLTFAWFIDRKNDICGVGAVLAKLPLDGGVAADLKDVFRKDIYQKYAAWKENQ; this is encoded by the coding sequence ATGGCGAGGACTATCGAGAAGAACTTCCAAGCCGCCATCGACTCTGGCCAGATCAACGGAGGCATCATCTGTGCTACCAACTCCAAGGGAGACTTCACCTACAACAAAGCCCTCGGACAGAGAACTCTTCTTTCCGGCGAAAAGCGTCCTCAacagcttgatgatctccTCTGTCTCGCATCAGCTACAAAGCTCATAGCCTCCATCGCAGCTCTGCAATGCGTTGACGATGGCTTACTCACTCTCAAGGGGGATTTATCAAAGGTCGCACCGGAACTAGTTGAGAAACAGGTCCTTACTGGCTGgtcagaagatgatgaaccGATTCTTGAACCAGCTTGTCAACCTATCACCCTTGAAATGCTGCTTTCGCACAGCGCTGGAGTGGCGTATGACTTCCTGGATCCGAACATAGGAAAATGGAGCAGCAAGTATAAACCCAAgggtggagagaagagaaaagttGAGGATACCTTCATCTATCCTCTTTTGCATCATCCTGGAAAGGGATGGATGTATGGCTCTGGTCTAGATTGGGCTGGCCGAATTGTTGAGCGTGTGACCGGAAATACCTTGGAGGAGCACATTCACGAGCGTATTCTGAAGCCTCTTGGTTTGAAAACCGACGCTCAGTTCTTTCCTGTCACAAGAGAGGATTTACGTGAGCGTCTCGTCGATCTCAACCCTGATGATCCAAAAGGTCTTGGCTTCGCAGTCATGGGTCAAGGAGCTGAAATCAACGGCCGATCAGATGGATGTTTCGGCGGTCACGGTCTTGCCATGCCTGCGCCGACCTATCTCAGAATAATCCAATCCCTACTCGCCAACGACGGGAAACTTCTCAGACCCGAAACCTGCACCGACATGTTTCAGAACCATCTTGCCCCTGAAGCACTTAGTGGTCAACAAGGTATGCTGGCCAGTCCACTAGGACCTTTCTTTAGAGTTGGTATCGGTGAAGAGACGAAACTTGGCCATGGGCTTGGAGGCACAATCAcctttgaagatgttgagggGTGGTATGGTGCTCATACCATGTCGTGGGGTGGAGGCTTGACGTTTGCGTGGTTCATTGATCGCAAGAATGATATTTGTGGTGTTGGGGCTGTTCTTGCAAAGCTGCCTCTCGATGGAGGCGTTGCTGCAGATTTGAAGGATGTTTTTAGGAAGGATATTTATCAAAAGTATGCTGCGTGGAAGGAGAACCAGTGA